The genomic stretch GCATGCCGCCACAGTTGTAAGCAAATAAACGTTCGAGGGAGTCTGTTTTTGAACAACATCTGCAGTATTGCAACTTGCTTGAACCAGCATTGCCTCTTGCTTTGATCAATTCAATTCACCTAAACAGACCATAATTTTATATCATGGAAACTATTCCATaccaataaaaagtaaattttttgaCTGAGAAATCTCCATACTCCACAGCGAAATGggtaaacttgaaaaaataaaataaaaagaaacttacatttaaaattaaaggggTTTAGGCAGCATCCGAACCCACACCCAAACAAATTCCTCGGCGGAAGGTTGCAAATTGTTGGGACCATGGCCATGTTCTTACGTTGACATCGTCTATACATTTTAGCCAGACCAAAGCATGGTCCACAAAGATCATCATGGTTGGCACCATTTATCCCATCTTCTTGATCAGTCGAAACCAGCCACCGCCCAGATAGATCGAAATTAACATTCTTACACAGTAACCTTGTCATGACTCATTCTTCTCTTCTTGATTCATAGTCCCATTTctttaaaacctcaagcaataTCTCATTCCAAGTATCTATAGGCCCAGGCAAGCACCAATGCACACAGTCATTTTGCACGCGCTCAGTAACGCCATTGGCAAATGGAAATGGATGCATATATGGACCTGGGTGACCGTCTGGCCTCATTAATGACAAACTGGTAACATCAAGTGCCTCTAATCTGAACTTTTCAAGGTGTGTAGAGTTCATTTTTGCTGCTTCCacttcttcaacctcaatttgtCTCATGTCTGCATCCATTCCTTCAAGTGCTTTCTCTCCCTCCTTGTAAGGCTTGGTTTTTGGACAAGCACCTAACTTATCCCAGTCACCTTCGAAATGGGCAGGAGAAAAGGTAGTCACGAATGCATTAATACCATTGCTATTAGCCCCTTTCCTGTCAATTAGAGCCTTAAGTGTGGTTTTTATAGCCTTCCTCAAGACATCATAAAATCCAATCTCAGTGTGATTAAGACCAGGACAGTAATGACAACCCAGCACTTGATCGCCTTCATAATACACTGCAGGATGTAAGAACCAATGACCAATTGATAACACAATCATGTCAATTCCATTCATATCAGCAGCCCATCTCTCATCAACGTGGTCCAAATACAGCTGGTTATGATTGGGACCGGTATTGTATTTTTCCACACCTTTCACGAGAAATGGGGACCAGTAAACTGAGATGGTGATATTGTGAGACTCAAAGAACCATCTACGAAACTTATTGTCTTCACCATCTCGATAAACAAGATTAGGGGCAGAGGCAGAGGATAGCATGCAAAGAAGTGACTCCAATTGGTTTCTCGCCATAGAGTCACCGACAAAAGCTAAATGCTTGTTTCTAAGGAGTTGGAGGAATGTACTGGGTTCAAACCTTGGGAGCTTACAATGCTTTGGCTTCCATCTCCAGTAGAGATAACCCATGTCGGGCCTGCCATGAGCGATGCAATTCTGTCCTTCCTTGATTGTACCACAGGCTGAGCCGTTATACAACGGACCTCTTTTATCACGGACCCATTTGCCAGTGGTGTAGTCACAAGAAGTTTCCACTTCTGCAATAAAGAACATAATGAAAAGCCATTGTTGGTGTCAAAGAGTAAAGCAAGATTtcaataaattcttaattaaagaaatattacTCGTAGTTTACTTTTGATTTTCAAGTAAATGAGTGTACCTTCGAAAGGAGTgggagaagaaacagaggaggaggaggaggtgagaATGGGAGTGGTGATGTGGTGGAAGGGGTAAGGGTAAAAGTACAAGCGAAAGAGAACTAAAGGGAGCATCGCATAAAAGGTCCAAGGAATAAGCTTCTTAGCGAGAGagaagtggtggtggtggtcttTGAAAGGGCTGCCCATTCTGAAATGCTGGGGGAAGAGATGGTTTGGCCAAGTGTAGAGAGATAAGGGAGAAGAGGAAAGAGAGAGATCATGTCGCGGTGGTCTGATATGGAGCAGTCAGAGTCACGCCGAGAATCTCGTCTCCTTTTCCATTTATATTATGGCTCTGCCACCTCATTTCACGAAGCTGTATAGCTCTTGGAACAAGTGGTGCTTCACTCTATTACTCCTCTTTatcacctttctttttcttttttttccttgtgaatATTACTTGTTACCCTTCTTTTGTAGTTCTAGTATTTGCTATTCTGACCTATTTttatcctttccttttcctgaTCTATGGACCTTGTGGGTATTTACGTCTGTTTGTTTGCCGATTGGTACAAGCCCTGTGCCCTCCTCTTCTTTGTATGATTTGTggggtttgtttttattttttgtcttttaaaagctTTTAGATTCAACTTTCCAAGTTTAATTTGAGTTGAAACTTGATATTATGTTTTTGTGGGTAAAGTACAGTAAGCTTTAATTAAATCACGTTGCGGGTTGTTAGGCTATGAGTGCATTCgatccaataaaataaaatataataaaaataatgagtaaATTCATCTGTTGcaaaaagcaaaataataaaataatgccctttgtttttaagaaattgtGAATAACTTTATTTTACATCGTGTGGGTAAAATCTCTATGAGGCTTTAACTAAGGTATGAATGTATTGCTTTTGTCTGTTTATTTCCGACATGCAGGATGCCATTATATTGGTCGGAGAGttaattttaaggaaaaatatcttacgattctaaaataatttctaactgttttttgctttatatttttaatcacatAAATTGTAAGAGAATAATAAAAGCACAATATAAGTTaagataacataaaattaacattaatttgtgttgtatatAGTAATGttacattttaataattaaaagtagTTATCCTTTTAACTCGTTGTTTGGCTGGACCAGAAAACGatttttatttctcaagaaATAGCTAAAGCATAAATGCTAAATAGATTGCATGAATGAATCAATTCGTTACTTGGAAATTATCAGCATCATCACTTGGAAATACTCAGCATCAAAATGTGatgtgaattgttttttaaaagttttttttatttataaatatattaaaataataatttttaaaaaaaatatttgtaacatcagcacattaaaataatttaaaactattaaaaatatattaatttataaaaaataaaaaattaaagcaaaccATGACCACCATGTGAAATCGAGATCCAGCATCGCAAGAAAGAcaaacatgttaataaaaaaaaacctgtattTGACGTGACTGTGTTTTCTCTTCCAATCGTCCATGTCCACATGACCTTCTCCACGTTTTccagtgatatatatatatatatagacacacacacacacacacgattATATGAAGGGCAAGTGGGGGAGAGCTAGGTTTCAATCATGTCTTGAAGCACGCACCCCCCAGCTTTTTTCAAATGCTCTCAGCACACtcatatattagttttttgCTGAATAAATGTATGAGCCTGCCAAGTAAAGAATGCAATATAATTTGGAGTTTTGCTTCTTTGACCTTTTGTGTatgggagggagggagggaggtcGCACGCACCTTGACAAGTTGCCATGAATTTGAATGCGTATTGCTATACCACGATGCTTTCACGATCTGTATTGTTAATTAGAAAACGCTAGCTAAACGATGAGAATCTATTCCGGTGGCTCACGGGAGTGGACCTCTCGTCGTAGCTAAATATTTATCTGTAATATTCAAAACTAAAgagaacaatataatttttctccAGCTAATGGCTGCATTGGCTAGGCTGGGAATACATGATTCAGATCCGATCTAGACATCCTGTATGTTATGTTATGTATGGTTGCATCCAGAGCAAGGACAGAAGATTTAATGGCCCAATATATTCCAGATATTGAACTAACGTGATCCACCTACAAATCAcgttttcataaaaatttaatttttttattaataattattttttatatatattttcgaatcattttgatgcgttattttaaaaataatttttttaaaaaataaaaaatattattttaatatatttcagcataaaaacattttgaaaaacaactataactATACTCCTAAGCAGAACCATAACAGGggtgtagaaaaaaaattacaaccacCCAATTAAACCGTAGAAAccagtaaaaaattaattacaaaatcaaaccaggagaaaaaatcaattaaactgattttcccttttttttatttgctgcctttatttgttaattattgtcttggttaatgctttttttttcttctttttaatctcaaatgtgatgttttttttttttttttaatttctagattATTCATACTCTCATCTTTTACCACGCACCAGATGACAATGTGAATTAAAACGTTGTTGTGAAAGCCTAGGTTTGATTGTCGAAAAACACTATACATGCCATCTGAATAGCACGAGAGCACCCATATGTATCCGCGTGAAAGAGAAACGctaacaactttttaaaattaataaatatatttatatatatctaaatattaaattatttctaatcaacttaataattaaaaaaaaaaaaaaaaaggctaaaggAGCATAAAAAATCCTTAACCCAAaagcaaagataattttagttCAAGGACAGTGTgatcattttaatgttaaaaataacgCTGCCTGTCAGTGATTAATTTTTCACTCGAAGAATATACCAGTCATCGTGTTGCgttaaaaaaacagtaaaaaaattattgtagcaCGCTCCCACGACCATTTATGCTTGGTGGTTCTAGGAGTAAAATCATCATTTAACTATTTCATTCTACAGTACGGATAAATCTACGTGTGCAGTAATAAGTGAGcctttttagtttcttttggtAATTTGTGCCACAGACCACGGATCACGCGGGagataataagaaaatgaagtcTACAggaataaatgtttttataatgttatgCCAGGCGCTGGCTCTTGAATAATGGACCAACAATGCATCATGCCGAGACAGAAAAGGAGGCCAGCTGAGTTGTCGCAAGAGAAATGATGCTGAAGGGGCCATTATATTGCACCCACCTTTCTTGGCCAGAGGAGGTGAATGGCTATGATGGTGTCGTTCATTTCCAGACGACGgtttacctttaattttttttttaaaatagatgaatgaatgaattaacacggtaataaaaaaaaaaccctgcagaaataatattttttttacgttTTAGACACTACCAatcaactttcttttctttaatgtcATCGTGCtataataactttgttttttatagtattattattttaaacaaaatgttatacgtatcaaaaaagaaagaaaaggaattcatataaaataacattcaagtaTGTTTATTTTAACTTGAAACCTTATGAAacgagatatatatatatatatatccttatgtattaacaaaataaactatGAAGAGACAATTAGCGAGTAGGCAATGTGATTATCACAGTAATTTTGACATGGTGCGTACACTTAcgtaaattttgtttatttaatagaCCAGTCTACaagttaatcaaaattaaatacacTCTCAGCGATTGAAATTTTACGCGTGTGCAATAACTAATCCAAGGATATAATAAATTTGCGGCCTAATACATCTTCCCATGCCTGGCAAGATTTCTTAATTTTAGCTTTGtatagataatttttaatttgctgtatattttatttgatctctgtcaaaaatatcttataaatcatttcaaaactttgttttttttttttttccagtttatgatttaaggaaaaagaaaaaaaatcactgaattctagcaataataaaaatcacCATTAACACTAATTTCAGCAACTTAAATAGTcaatttatgtattaatatgTTTCATTTAATAAAGGAAGTTTCACTTATATATTTTGCTTACCTTCAAAttgtctaaaaaaacaaatataagtctgacaatattttttattttaggattagttttgggtttttgtatttttattttttattttttaggcatTGGATGAGTTTCTTAAGGTGTTTATGGTGTATAGGATAATAGGTGTTTTAGGTAAAATAAATaggtaaaaaatcaatttttttggcCAAACAATACCCAGGGTCTGATTTTTCAACAATTATGGTTTGTTGGAATCTAGACCAACAAATGATTTGCTGTTTGAGATTTTCTTATGGACTAAGCCTAGCTCACAAGCCATGCCCTTTCATAGGTCAGGCGTGTGGGAAGCCCAAATactttactttaaaaaaaaaaaatttaatatgtttttaacctcttcaaatttttttttaaaaaaaaacacaatcatttttttgatcttaaaatattttttttaagttaaccagaaaaaaaaacctcatttttttatcaaattttttaaaaattaggttattttttattttagcccCACAAACAATTCCTATTTTTTCTCCCCTTAAATTcttgtttgatatatatatatatatataaaatttatgttcgaaggtataattaaacaaaaaaatgattatgaaaataaaaaaatattaaattcaatggAGTGCATGGTCTAAATTGTGGATTGAACATGTTAACCCCAATTTActtggatatatatattttttattttttgaattgaatgttttgaatgttaaatttttcctttaaatttttttatatacatttaataaaaaaatacatcaaaagagactggtttttcaattttttctttccaattatGATGCCTAGAAACAAAAtggaataaaattcaaattaaaattgtaatttgtattgtataataatgattttttttaagtatttttttcttgaaaatatatatatttttttattttttattttttaaaatttatttttaacatcaagaacaacatgaaaatatcaaagaaaaataaaactaaagtaaacaaagttattatttttcaaaaaaatctcttaatttaataaatcagGATTGAACACCCAGCCCACACAATAAATGGGGCTTTCAGGCCATACGAACCCACTGAATCCCAGCTCTCAAACATaaccccaaaaaataaa from Populus alba chromosome 8, ASM523922v2, whole genome shotgun sequence encodes the following:
- the LOC118055208 gene encoding xyloglucan O-acetyltransferase 1 — its product is MGSPFKDHHHHFSLAKKLIPWTFYAMLPLVLFRLYFYPYPFHHITTPILTSSSSSVSSPTPFEEVETSCDYTTGKWVRDKRGPLYNGSACGTIKEGQNCIAHGRPDMGYLYWRWKPKHCKLPRFEPSTFLQLLRNKHLAFVGDSMARNQLESLLCMLSSASAPNLVYRDGEDNKFRRWFFESHNITISVYWSPFLVKGVEKYNTGPNHNQLYLDHVDERWAADMNGIDMIVLSIGHWFLHPAVYYEGDQVLGCHYCPGLNHTEIGFYDVLRKAIKTTLKALIDRKGANSNGINAFVTTFSPAHFEGDWDKLGACPKTKPYKEGEKALEGMDADMRQIEVEEVEAAKMNSTHLEKFRLEALDVTSLSLMRPDGHPGPYMHPFPFANGVTERVQNDCVHWCLPGPIDTWNEILLEVLKKWDYESRREE